In the genome of Pediococcus claussenii ATCC BAA-344, one region contains:
- a CDS encoding pseudouridine synthase, which translates to MNEIRLQKAMADAGVTSRRKSEELILAGHVKVNGKKVSQLGTKVSPHDEIMVDGIPVEREKLVYYLLYKPRSVITSVKDEKNRVTVMTFFPDVDERIYPVGRLDYDTSGAVLMTNDGELANQLMHPKFKMEKTYQAKVRGIVTPDDLKRLEAGVVIDRRKTAKAKASLISTDNVKKTSLVSLTIHEGRNHQVKKMFQVINKPVMKLKRESYGFLNLDGIQPGKWRALKLNEVNRLKQQVMRNAK; encoded by the coding sequence ATGAATGAAATTCGATTACAAAAGGCAATGGCAGATGCTGGTGTTACCTCAAGAAGAAAATCAGAAGAGTTAATTTTGGCAGGACATGTAAAGGTTAACGGAAAAAAAGTTAGTCAACTTGGAACAAAGGTTTCGCCACATGATGAAATAATGGTTGATGGTATACCGGTTGAGCGTGAAAAGTTAGTTTATTACCTACTTTATAAGCCAAGAAGTGTTATAACATCAGTAAAAGATGAAAAGAATAGGGTAACTGTTATGACCTTTTTTCCAGATGTAGATGAACGTATTTATCCAGTAGGTCGTCTAGACTACGATACGTCAGGTGCTGTTTTGATGACAAATGACGGTGAGTTAGCTAATCAATTAATGCATCCTAAATTTAAAATGGAAAAAACATATCAGGCGAAGGTTCGTGGTATTGTAACTCCTGACGATTTAAAGCGATTAGAAGCAGGAGTAGTAATTGATAGACGTAAAACAGCAAAGGCAAAAGCAAGTTTGATCAGCACTGATAACGTCAAAAAAACTTCATTGGTTTCTTTAACGATTCATGAGGGGCGCAATCATCAAGTAAAAAAAATGTTTCAAGTTATAAATAAACCAGTTATGAAATTAAAACGTGAAAGCTATGGCTTTTTGAATCTTGATGGGATTCAACCAGGAAAATGGCGCGCTTTAAAATTAAATGAAGTAAATCGGCTAAAACAGCAGGTTATGAGAAATGCTAAGTAG
- a CDS encoding helix-turn-helix domain-containing protein, which produces MLSREVLLFFFDEQQPRRQKNIYNVLRGVSTVSNLFWAQQYNLLDFWRYYPHLELNEYSQIIREAIETGNLLKVGDNKLIRGANLEIVSSNVEHGLQSYFDFDKLIQLIELAVQVVSELSFQNKFYSPSIDDMELLWQIKIWLNHVKTKDNISEFVAKFQSELTVIGTNLPEENSVLLFNQFVGHKHVGLTTEQLSRALNIAAFEIDFRIRETFLEVINIVENKKLPLFSALITPVQSSSKLTHSALISWNLFKNGTEIPKIASLRRIKENTVREHLMMAAILEADFPFEKFIDLDLFLDEFDLNSKKPDEWTYQMVLQKDASVSFFSFRLAQIKQGQLNYLDKKRT; this is translated from the coding sequence ATGCTAAGTAGAGAAGTTCTACTCTTTTTTTTCGATGAGCAACAACCCCGTCGGCAAAAAAATATTTATAATGTCTTGCGAGGGGTAAGCACTGTTTCAAACTTATTTTGGGCACAGCAGTATAATTTACTAGACTTCTGGCGTTATTATCCCCATTTAGAACTGAATGAGTACTCACAAATAATTCGTGAGGCTATTGAAACTGGTAATTTATTGAAGGTAGGGGATAATAAGTTAATCAGAGGTGCAAACCTTGAGATAGTTTCCTCAAATGTTGAGCATGGTCTACAGTCGTATTTCGACTTTGATAAATTAATTCAGTTAATTGAGTTAGCAGTTCAAGTGGTTTCGGAATTAAGTTTCCAAAATAAATTTTACTCTCCATCGATTGATGATATGGAGTTATTGTGGCAAATTAAGATTTGGTTGAATCATGTAAAAACTAAAGACAACATAAGCGAATTTGTGGCAAAATTTCAATCTGAATTAACAGTGATAGGGACAAATTTACCTGAAGAAAACTCTGTACTACTTTTCAACCAATTCGTAGGACATAAGCACGTTGGATTAACAACTGAACAATTAAGCAGGGCTCTTAATATTGCAGCATTTGAAATTGATTTTCGAATTCGAGAGACATTTTTAGAGGTTATTAATATCGTCGAAAATAAAAAACTCCCCCTTTTTTCAGCGTTGATTACTCCTGTTCAAAGTAGTAGTAAGTTGACACATAGTGCGCTAATTTCGTGGAATCTTTTTAAGAACGGTACTGAAATTCCTAAAATTGCAAGTTTGCGGCGAATAAAAGAGAATACGGTACGTGAGCACTTAATGATGGCTGCCATTCTTGAAGCAGATTTCCCCTTTGAAAAATTTATAGATTTAGATTTATTTTTAGATGAGTTTGATTTGAACTCTAAGAAACCAGATGAGTGGACATATCAAATGGTATTGCAAAAAGATGCTTCGGTTTCTTTTTTTTCTTTCAGACTAGCTCAAATAAAGCAAGGACAACTTAATTATCTTGACAAAAAAAGAACTTGA
- the scpB gene encoding SMC-Scp complex subunit ScpB, with protein MNNLQQIEALLFISGDSGINESQLSDITGFSRPAIREIITSLNKKYASDESTALEILYAGDSYKLVTKKELSGLLTKYFEAPLQSRLSAAALEILTIIAYRQPITRVEIDQIRGVQSGGSIQNLVVRDLIEVTGRLEEPGRPKLYGTTSEFLDYFGLSKISDLPKLPDVKNSEEKINSGDLFLKEFNNQEDDN; from the coding sequence ATGAATAATTTACAGCAAATTGAGGCACTACTTTTTATTAGTGGTGATAGTGGGATTAATGAATCCCAACTTTCTGACATTACGGGCTTTTCGCGTCCTGCAATTAGAGAAATAATCACTAGTTTAAACAAAAAATATGCCTCTGATGAATCAACTGCATTAGAAATTTTATATGCAGGGGATTCCTATAAATTAGTTACAAAAAAAGAATTATCGGGTCTTTTAACTAAGTATTTTGAAGCGCCATTGCAATCTAGACTTTCGGCGGCGGCACTTGAAATCCTTACAATTATCGCCTATCGTCAACCAATTACTAGGGTAGAAATTGATCAAATTAGAGGGGTACAAAGTGGAGGATCTATTCAAAATCTAGTGGTAAGAGATCTAATTGAAGTTACTGGGAGATTAGAAGAGCCTGGACGCCCCAAGCTGTATGGAACAACATCTGAATTCCTCGATTATTTTGGCTTATCTAAGATTAGTGACTTACCAAAATTACCAGATGTAAAAAATAGTGAAGAAAAAATTAATAGTGGAGATTTATTTTTAAAGGAATTTAATAATCAGGAGGATGATAATTAG
- a CDS encoding segregation and condensation protein A, which translates to MKNENNKVTLPNVKIAEFEGPLDLLLHLIRIAEMDIYDIQISLITEQYLDYLHSQKELHLDIAGEYLLMAAKLTEIKGRMLLPIEAEDVEEEPDDPRDELVDQLVEYQQYQEASAALKEFELERQELFSRPAADIPEGLPISRLAPGVKVSDLEKAFKKIVARQLTSVPVIQTIQEDDVSVADRMEMVVKQIHDVSHPLLFTTLFKNSYSKSELVTTFLAILELAKDEIITIFQTEDTNEIYINNRNDKNE; encoded by the coding sequence ATGAAGAATGAAAATAACAAAGTAACTTTACCAAATGTAAAAATTGCTGAATTTGAAGGACCGTTGGATCTATTGTTGCATCTTATTCGCATTGCAGAAATGGATATTTATGATATTCAAATTTCATTAATTACAGAACAGTATTTGGACTATCTTCATTCACAAAAAGAGCTCCATTTAGACATCGCTGGTGAATATTTATTGATGGCCGCAAAACTAACTGAAATAAAAGGAAGAATGCTACTTCCGATCGAAGCTGAAGATGTGGAAGAAGAACCCGATGATCCGCGTGATGAGTTAGTCGATCAGTTAGTAGAGTACCAGCAGTATCAAGAAGCTTCTGCTGCATTAAAGGAATTTGAACTAGAACGTCAGGAACTTTTTTCGCGACCAGCGGCTGATATTCCAGAGGGTTTGCCGATTTCCAGATTAGCACCAGGTGTAAAGGTTAGTGATTTGGAGAAAGCCTTCAAAAAAATTGTAGCTCGTCAATTAACCTCCGTTCCGGTGATACAAACCATCCAGGAAGATGATGTTTCCGTTGCTGATCGTATGGAAATGGTTGTAAAGCAGATTCACGATGTATCGCATCCACTTCTATTTACGACCTTATTTAAAAATTCATATTCCAAAAGTGAGTTAGTCACCACGTTTTTGGCTATTCTTGAGCTAGCTAAGGATGAGATTATTACAATTTTTCAAACAGAAGACACCAATGAAATTTATATAAATAACAGGAATGATAAAAATGAATAA
- a CDS encoding S1 RNA-binding domain-containing protein — protein MNSLMGQVATGQVTDENEQNYFVQLEDGNTYRLDKAEIKKPLKLKSVFKGFAYENNSHNKQITRTAPNVRIGRYGWSKVVSSRRDLGVFVDIGLSNKDIVVSLDNLPTEKKLWPKTGDKLLVRLDVDDKDRMWAIPADSNVFQKISLSAKPEMKNKNITATSYRLKMSETLIITDHNNLGFIHPSERDVEPRLGQSLRGRVISVGTDGVLNVSLKPRSYEAIGDDASMLIALLEHDPNHHLKLNDHSSPEDIKNVVGLSKSQFKRALGHILKTGSIIQDETGISLKEQ, from the coding sequence ATGAATTCATTGATGGGTCAAGTTGCAACTGGTCAGGTAACTGATGAAAATGAGCAAAACTATTTTGTTCAGTTAGAGGATGGAAATACTTATCGACTAGATAAGGCTGAAATTAAAAAGCCACTTAAGTTAAAGAGTGTCTTCAAAGGTTTTGCTTATGAAAATAACAGTCACAACAAACAAATTACAAGGACCGCGCCAAATGTTAGAATTGGACGGTATGGATGGTCCAAAGTAGTTTCAAGTAGGCGTGATCTAGGTGTTTTTGTTGATATTGGATTATCTAATAAAGATATCGTTGTGTCTCTAGATAATTTACCAACAGAAAAAAAACTTTGGCCAAAAACAGGTGACAAATTACTAGTTCGCTTAGATGTTGATGATAAAGATAGAATGTGGGCAATTCCAGCAGACTCAAATGTTTTTCAAAAAATTTCATTGTCAGCCAAGCCTGAAATGAAAAATAAAAATATTACTGCTACATCATATCGACTCAAGATGTCCGAGACACTGATTATTACAGATCATAATAATCTTGGATTCATTCATCCCAGTGAAAGAGATGTGGAACCTCGATTAGGTCAGAGCCTAAGGGGACGTGTTATTTCAGTTGGTACAGATGGCGTACTAAACGTTTCTCTTAAGCCACGTAGTTATGAAGCTATTGGTGATGATGCATCTATGCTAATTGCACTGCTCGAACATGATCCAAACCATCATTTAAAACTTAATGATCACAGTTCACCTGAAGATATAAAGAACGTAGTTGGACTTAGTAAGTCGCAATTTAAGCGTGCATTAGGACATATTTTAAAAACGGGAAGTATTATACAAGATGAAACTGGAATTTCATTAAAGGAGCAGTAG
- the pyk gene encoding pyruvate kinase, which produces MKKTKIVSTLGPASTSVDTIVKLIEAGANVFRFNFSHGDHEEHLDRYNKVKEAEKITGKTVGILLDTKGAEIRTTAQKDGNQEYRTGDKARISMDDSLETTKETIAVTYPGLFDDVNVGGHVLFDDGLLDFKVDEKDVENKELVVHATNNGTLGSRKGTNAPGVSINLPGITEKDADDIRFGVDSMNINFIAASFVRKPQDVLEIRQLLEEKDVNDVQIFPKIESQEGIDNIDEILKVSDGLMIARGDMGVEIPAENVPLVQKSLIKKCNALGMPVITATQMLDSMIENPRPTRAEASDVANAVWDGTDATMLSGESANGDYPVEAVATMAKIDEKAENAMSEDGNLQINKFDQSDVTETIGAAVARAARNLGVKTIVAATQSGYTAKMISKYRPNADILAVTFSDRVRRGLTVNWGVHPIVTEKPATTDEMFDLAANKAVDLGFAKEGDLILITAGVPVGETGTTNMMKLQLIGSKLATGQGVGDETVIGKVITATSAKEANSKAVEGGILVTKTTDKDYLPAIEKSSALVVENGGLTSHAAVVGISMGIPVIVGVQNATSILSDDELITVDSRRGVIYHGASNSI; this is translated from the coding sequence ATGAAAAAAACCAAGATTGTTTCAACACTTGGTCCTGCAAGTACTTCAGTCGACACAATTGTTAAATTGATCGAAGCCGGAGCTAATGTTTTCCGCTTTAACTTTTCACATGGTGACCATGAAGAACATTTAGATCGCTATAACAAGGTTAAAGAAGCTGAAAAGATTACAGGAAAAACTGTTGGTATTCTTTTAGATACAAAAGGTGCTGAGATCCGTACTACTGCACAAAAAGACGGTAACCAAGAATATCGCACTGGTGATAAGGCTCGTATTTCAATGGACGACTCATTAGAAACAACCAAAGAAACGATCGCTGTTACATATCCTGGACTTTTCGACGATGTTAACGTCGGTGGTCATGTGCTTTTTGATGATGGATTACTTGATTTTAAAGTTGACGAAAAAGACGTTGAAAATAAGGAACTTGTTGTTCATGCAACAAACAATGGTACTTTAGGTTCACGTAAGGGTACTAACGCTCCCGGTGTATCAATTAATTTACCAGGTATTACTGAAAAAGATGCTGATGACATTCGTTTTGGTGTTGACTCAATGAACATCAACTTCATTGCGGCAAGCTTTGTTCGTAAGCCACAAGATGTTCTTGAAATTCGTCAATTGCTTGAAGAAAAAGATGTAAATGATGTTCAAATCTTCCCTAAGATTGAATCTCAAGAAGGTATTGATAACATTGATGAGATTTTAAAGGTTTCAGATGGTTTAATGATTGCTCGTGGAGACATGGGTGTTGAAATTCCTGCTGAAAATGTTCCTTTGGTTCAAAAATCATTGATTAAGAAGTGTAATGCTTTGGGTATGCCAGTTATTACTGCTACACAAATGTTAGACTCAATGATTGAAAATCCTCGTCCAACTCGTGCTGAGGCTTCTGATGTTGCTAATGCTGTTTGGGATGGAACAGACGCTACTATGCTTTCTGGCGAAAGTGCTAATGGTGATTACCCAGTTGAAGCTGTTGCAACAATGGCTAAAATTGATGAAAAAGCCGAAAATGCTATGTCAGAAGATGGTAACCTTCAAATTAATAAGTTTGACCAAAGTGATGTCACTGAAACAATCGGTGCTGCTGTGGCTCGTGCTGCACGTAACCTTGGCGTTAAAACAATTGTTGCGGCTACACAGTCAGGCTATACTGCTAAGATGATTTCAAAATATCGTCCTAACGCTGACATTTTGGCTGTTACTTTCTCAGATCGAGTTCGTCGTGGATTAACAGTTAACTGGGGTGTACATCCTATTGTTACTGAAAAGCCAGCAACAACAGATGAGATGTTTGACTTAGCAGCTAACAAGGCTGTTGATCTTGGATTTGCTAAGGAAGGTGATTTAATTTTGATCACTGCTGGTGTCCCTGTTGGGGAAACTGGTACAACAAATATGATGAAACTTCAATTAATTGGGTCCAAGTTGGCAACCGGCCAAGGTGTCGGTGATGAGACCGTAATCGGAAAAGTTATTACTGCAACTTCTGCTAAAGAAGCTAACAGTAAAGCTGTTGAAGGTGGAATCCTTGTTACAAAGACAACTGACAAAGATTATTTGCCAGCAATTGAAAAATCAAGTGCCTTAGTTGTTGAAAACGGCGGATTGACTTCACATGCTGCAGTTGTTGGAATTTCAATGGGAATTCCTGTTATTGTTGGTGTCCAGAATGCAACGTCAATTCTTTCTGATGATGAATTAATTACGGTTGATTCTCGTCGTGGCGTGATTTATCACGGTGCTTCAAATTCAATCTAA
- the xerD gene encoding site-specific tyrosine recombinase XerD, with translation MNDLINDYLHSLRVEKGLSENTIISYRQELVRFRDYLAQKEITDLTSIDRYLILDYLNELDQRGRAKNSIIHTVSSLRKFFKYLLIEEKINDDPMANVAPPKKSKHLPSVLTSDEVEKLLRVPNIQTNLGVRDRSLLEVMYATGMRVSEVINLTLSELHLEMGLIETIGKGDKKRIIPIGDIAIKWLTEYLTIARPQLLKTQHFDQVFLNQRGKPLTRQGVWKNLKKMVQSAGINKNITPHTLRHSFATHLLENGADLRIVQELLGHSDISTTQIYTHVTQQRLANVYDKYHPRA, from the coding sequence TTGAACGATCTAATTAACGACTATCTTCATTCTCTTCGTGTTGAAAAGGGGCTATCTGAAAATACTATTATTAGCTATCGTCAAGAATTAGTTCGGTTTAGGGACTATTTAGCCCAAAAAGAAATCACAGATTTGACATCAATTGATCGATATCTTATTTTAGATTATCTTAACGAATTGGATCAGCGAGGCCGCGCCAAGAATTCAATTATTCATACAGTATCGAGCTTGCGTAAGTTTTTTAAGTATTTATTGATAGAGGAGAAAATCAACGATGACCCCATGGCCAATGTGGCACCGCCTAAAAAGTCGAAACATTTACCATCTGTTTTAACTTCTGATGAGGTTGAAAAGCTTCTGCGCGTACCAAATATACAAACCAATTTAGGGGTGCGAGATAGATCCCTATTGGAGGTAATGTATGCCACTGGAATGCGGGTTAGTGAGGTTATTAATCTAACCCTATCAGAGTTGCATCTTGAGATGGGATTAATAGAGACGATTGGAAAAGGTGATAAAAAAAGAATAATTCCAATCGGTGATATTGCAATTAAGTGGCTCACTGAATACTTGACGATAGCTAGACCGCAATTATTAAAAACACAACACTTTGACCAAGTATTTCTAAATCAACGGGGAAAGCCCTTGACTCGTCAAGGAGTTTGGAAAAATTTAAAAAAGATGGTACAAAGTGCTGGGATTAATAAGAATATTACGCCCCACACTTTACGTCACTCGTTTGCTACTCATTTGTTAGAGAATGGTGCAGATTTAAGAATTGTACAGGAATTGTTAGGTCATTCAGACATTTCTACAACGCAAATTTACACACATGTCACACAGCAAAGATTAGCAAATGTATACGACAAATATCATCCTAGGGCTTAA
- a CDS encoding RecQ family ATP-dependent DNA helicase yields MTKKELEKFLQKKFNFNHFREGQFDVINSLLNKRNTLAILPTGAGKTLIYQFYGELLKVPVLIVSPLLSLIGDQVARIRLSGESRVADLSSRQTYQVQQETLNHLSNYRFLFISPEQAAKPEVQEKLRSVRWGLLVIDEAHCIPKWGPSFRPDYLRLGELRKKLKNPLTLMLTATASEETRSLIIQYLNLSFVDVNTIIRSVNRPNIYMNFDNLSTNDNKNKELLRLLRELPRGGIIYFSSRKIANQVSELIDENTDFSSSAYHAGMDTYQRFKIQNQFINDNIDVICATSAFGMGIDKDNIHFVIHYHMPGNIESFVQEIGRAGRNGEQAISILLYQTGDENIPQNLSSFSIPGQEVIESYFEGKNSNELLRYYSEQGLKKEDVLKVFEQQQEQQRREIRKMLEFIHTNGCHREYLLHAFDESGYQHNQIKLCCSNEVNVSAIRFIERHEKKQLSSVLSWKRALLKLFNSR; encoded by the coding sequence TTGACAAAAAAAGAACTTGAAAAATTTTTACAAAAAAAATTTAATTTTAATCATTTTAGAGAGGGACAATTTGATGTAATTAACTCACTTCTAAATAAGAGAAATACTCTGGCAATTTTACCGACTGGCGCCGGGAAAACCTTAATTTATCAATTTTATGGCGAATTACTAAAGGTACCAGTGCTTATTGTTTCTCCATTACTTTCTTTAATTGGCGATCAAGTTGCTCGAATACGACTTAGTGGTGAGTCACGTGTTGCTGATTTATCATCTCGACAAACTTATCAGGTGCAACAGGAAACGCTAAATCATCTTTCTAACTACCGTTTTTTATTTATTTCACCTGAACAGGCGGCAAAGCCAGAAGTCCAAGAAAAATTACGCTCGGTTCGATGGGGGTTGCTTGTAATTGATGAAGCACATTGCATTCCAAAATGGGGACCGTCGTTTAGACCGGATTATTTACGCCTTGGTGAACTAAGGAAAAAGCTAAAAAATCCGCTAACCCTCATGCTAACAGCCACTGCAAGTGAAGAGACTCGTAGTTTGATTATTCAATATTTAAATTTATCATTTGTAGATGTGAACACTATTATTCGGTCGGTAAATCGTCCGAATATTTATATGAATTTTGATAATTTGTCAACGAATGACAACAAAAATAAAGAACTATTACGTCTCCTACGTGAATTACCCAGAGGAGGAATAATTTATTTTTCTAGTCGGAAGATAGCCAATCAAGTTTCCGAATTAATTGATGAGAACACAGATTTTTCTTCTTCTGCGTATCATGCTGGGATGGATACTTATCAACGGTTCAAAATACAAAACCAGTTTATAAATGATAATATTGACGTAATTTGTGCTACCAGTGCTTTTGGTATGGGGATTGATAAGGATAATATTCATTTTGTAATTCATTACCATATGCCCGGCAACATTGAAAGCTTTGTGCAAGAAATTGGGAGAGCAGGTCGAAATGGAGAGCAGGCTATTTCCATATTGTTGTATCAAACTGGCGACGAGAATATACCGCAAAATTTGTCTAGTTTCTCAATTCCTGGACAGGAAGTTATCGAAAGCTATTTTGAAGGTAAAAATTCAAATGAGCTACTAAGATACTATTCTGAGCAAGGATTAAAAAAAGAGGACGTGCTTAAAGTGTTTGAACAGCAACAAGAGCAGCAACGACGAGAAATTCGCAAAATGTTAGAGTTTATTCATACAAATGGTTGTCATCGGGAGTATTTATTGCATGCATTTGATGAATCTGGTTATCAACATAATCAAATTAAATTATGCTGTTCAAATGAAGTAAACGTTAGTGCAATCCGCTTTATTGAAAGACATGAAAAGAAGCAATTGTCATCTGTTTTATCATGGAAACGCGCATTATTAAAATTATTTAACAGTCGTTAA
- a CDS encoding DUF441 domain-containing protein yields the protein MESWLFLLGIFIIALMGKNQSLIIATCVVLVIKIIPASSKLFQLIGKQGINWGVTIISIAILVPIATGEITFNDLLNSFKSPVGWIAVSCGVLVSLLSARGVGLLAVSPELTVAMVLGTIIGVSFFKGVAAGPIIASGIAFVIMQVLQIQSK from the coding sequence GTGGAAAGCTGGTTGTTTCTTTTAGGAATTTTTATTATTGCGTTAATGGGGAAGAATCAATCGTTAATTATTGCGACGTGTGTTGTTTTAGTTATTAAAATAATTCCAGCGAGTTCAAAACTTTTTCAATTGATTGGTAAACAAGGAATTAATTGGGGCGTTACAATAATATCTATTGCCATTTTAGTACCGATTGCAACTGGAGAAATAACTTTTAATGATTTATTAAATTCGTTTAAATCACCTGTGGGTTGGATTGCTGTAAGTTGTGGAGTGCTAGTTTCGCTGCTTTCTGCGCGAGGTGTTGGTTTATTGGCTGTGTCTCCTGAGCTAACCGTGGCTATGGTTTTAGGTACAATTATTGGTGTTTCTTTTTTCAAAGGGGTTGCTGCCGGTCCAATTATTGCATCCGGGATCGCCTTTGTTATTATGCAGGTTTTACAAATTCAAAGTAAGTAG
- the cmk gene encoding (d)CMP kinase, producing MSKDLQIAIDGPASAGKSTVAKIIAAKLGYIYCDTGAMYRAVTYKALQDRIDLTDEQAVMQMLSDTKITFIPGEPVQKVFVNNQEITKEIRQPEVTNSVSTIAALQGVRKRLTVDQRKLAENGGIVMDGRDIGSTVLPNAQVKIFLIASVDERAERRYKENIQKGITTDLETLKQEIAVRDQKDSTRKVSPLTKADDAIEVDTTSMNIEQVVAKILEIVAKKS from the coding sequence ATGAGTAAAGATTTACAAATTGCAATTGATGGTCCCGCTTCGGCTGGAAAAAGTACGGTAGCCAAAATTATAGCAGCAAAACTAGGATATATATATTGTGATACCGGGGCTATGTATCGTGCAGTCACTTACAAGGCACTTCAAGATAGAATTGATTTGACAGATGAGCAAGCAGTTATGCAAATGCTTAGTGACACTAAAATAACTTTTATTCCTGGAGAGCCTGTTCAAAAAGTATTCGTTAATAACCAAGAGATTACTAAAGAAATTCGACAACCTGAGGTTACAAATTCAGTATCAACAATTGCGGCGCTCCAAGGTGTTCGAAAGCGACTCACTGTTGACCAACGAAAGCTTGCTGAAAATGGTGGAATTGTAATGGATGGACGTGACATCGGTAGTACTGTTTTACCCAATGCACAGGTAAAAATATTTTTGATTGCAAGTGTGGATGAGCGAGCAGAACGCCGTTATAAAGAAAATATTCAAAAGGGAATCACTACTGATCTTGAGACTTTAAAACAAGAAATTGCAGTTAGAGATCAAAAAGATTCAACTAGAAAAGTTTCACCACTAACTAAAGCTGATGACGCAATTGAAGTTGATACAACATCAATGAATATTGAACAGGTTGTAGCTAAAATTCTGGAAATTGTTGCGAAAAAGAGTTAA
- a CDS encoding LysM peptidoglycan-binding domain-containing protein, translating to MSKKNDQLWNNSFDDSKEAASQTDDASSRSQYQKKRRRSSLLVWILSGVVAILAIGSIATYMAQRGSFNTASKSSSSVAISSKKAASSKESEKKESDKSKDDKSKADKTKDTDKKSSSNSSASESSVSSSSNQSSSQTNTTDNTKEQSTNSQSSNEPTSSNNTQSNNGNNQYATVQAGQGLYRVAVNNGISVQELLQLNGLSSGSDIQPGQQLRVR from the coding sequence TTGAGTAAAAAAAATGATCAGCTATGGAATAATTCTTTTGATGATTCAAAGGAGGCGGCTTCACAGACTGACGATGCATCATCAAGATCTCAATACCAGAAAAAGCGGCGAAGATCTTCTCTACTAGTATGGATACTGTCAGGAGTTGTGGCTATTCTGGCAATCGGTTCGATTGCGACATACATGGCACAACGAGGTAGTTTTAATACTGCATCAAAATCGTCAAGTTCTGTTGCTATTTCTTCCAAGAAAGCGGCATCCTCTAAAGAGAGTGAGAAAAAAGAATCCGATAAAAGTAAGGATGATAAATCAAAAGCCGATAAAACTAAAGACACAGACAAAAAAAGCAGTTCAAACAGTTCGGCAAGTGAAAGCAGTGTAAGTTCAAGTAGTAATCAATCTTCCTCGCAAACCAATACCACTGATAACACAAAAGAACAATCTACAAATTCACAAAGTAGTAATGAACCAACAAGTAGTAATAATACTCAATCAAACAATGGTAATAATCAATATGCCACAGTTCAGGCAGGTCAAGGCTTATACCGCGTAGCTGTAAACAATGGCATTTCAGTACAAGAATTACTTCAACTAAACGGATTATCTTCTGGATCAGATATTCAACCTGGTCAACAATTAAGGGTGAGATAG